GCCTGATGCCATCCCAGGGAGCACTACCTCACTCTCTGGAACCGTCAAGGCTTCGTCCGCCTGGCACTGAGGCACGGGTGAGCGGGGGCCCAGTCAGGGCGGCCTTCAATGGTCAGAACCGCACAGCGTCTCTGGGGATCTACCCTTTATCCCTACACGCCAGCCCCCTGGAGGGGGACAGGGTGTCCCCAGAGCTTACCCCGGGACCACCTCTAGAGGGCGCTCTGGGCAGCTCTTGAATATTTCCTCTGTGCCCAGCCCTGAGGCCCATTCCCCAGGCTTCCTcccacacagagacacagacacgaTCACAGTACAAACTGCAGGACCCTGGGACTCAGACACCCTTGGTTCACAATCTTTTATGACACCATCTCAGGGACAAGAACTTGcacacttctttttaaaaaaaaaaaattcatctattatttatgtatttactttggctgtgctgggtcttcattgctatgggGGCTTTCTCCAGTTACAGTGACTGGGGTCTAGTCTCTCGTTACGGTTGGCGGGcatctccttgtggtggcttcccttgttgcagagcacaggctcaaagcTCACCTGCTCAGTCGTTTGAGAACACTGACTTCGTTGCCCTActggatgtgggatcttccaggaccaggaatcaaacccctgtcctgtgcattggtaggtggattcttaaccactggacaaccagggaggGCCCCACGCTTCTTTACTTGTGATATAGGGTTAACGCCCACCTTACCATCATGTGGTGGTTGTCGACTGTATGGAAAAATGTACATAGGACGGCCCAGTACACACCAACTTCTCAAGAAACATTAAGTCCCTTCTCCCAGATAGTTCTTTGTAGCCACTGTCATTTGCTTCACATGGTACTGGGAAGTGGTATCTTGTGGGGGAGAATGTGGGGGCACTCCTAGAGCCCCTGACCTGACCAGCCCTCTTCTCTGTTGCAcgcctcccacccccgcccccgccaccaaGAGCCTCTCTGGTGCCCCTGTACTCCTTTGGAGAGAATGACATCTTCAGAGTTAAGGCTTCTGCCCCAGACTCCTGGCAACGTCTTTTCCAGATCACCTTCAAGAAACTTGTGGACATTTCTCCTTGCATCTTCTGGGGCCGTGGTCTCTTTTCAGCCAGGTCCTGGGTCTGGTGCGCTTGGCCAGACCCATCACCACTGTGGGTGAGTGCCCGTCTCCAGGGCTGAAGGCCACTATCCTCTGTGTGTGCAGCTGAGGCCCCTCCCCTGACCTGAGTCCCCCTGTCCCTGCAGTGGGCAGCCCCATCCCGGTGCCCCAGTGCCAGCAGCCCACCGAGGCGCAGGTGGACCACTATCACGTGTTCTACATGAAGGCTCTGGAGCAACTGTTCGAGGAGCGCAAGGAGAGCTGTGGCCGCCCGGCTTATACTCGCCGCACCTCCATCCAGCCCT
The sequence above is drawn from the Cervus canadensis isolate Bull #8, Minnesota chromosome 32, ASM1932006v1, whole genome shotgun sequence genome and encodes:
- the LOC122433576 gene encoding 2-acylglycerol O-acyltransferase 3-like — its product is MSMFCFVRLALRHGAQAQSSPAQSFENTDFVALLDVGSSRTRNQTPVLCIDHLQETCGHFSLHLLGPWSLFSQVLGLVRLARPITTVVGSPIPVPQCQQPTEAQVDHYHVFYMKALEQLFEERKESCGRPAYTRRTSIQPWPHPSPPPGPPSL